In one Parvibaculum sp. genomic region, the following are encoded:
- a CDS encoding MarR family transcriptional regulator: MGKPQTKRPPALEGDTAAPAGDGAPDHLTEAIELLFFAYRDFISDPDEILIEYGFGRAHHRVVHFVGRNPGITVAELLDILRITKQSLARVLKQLIERGFIEQETGKQDRRQRMLFLTATGRELAQRLEAPQRTRVAAALEKAGPGASAAWRTVLLALVNEEDRPEVETLIAKTPAG, encoded by the coding sequence ATGGGAAAACCCCAGACAAAGCGCCCGCCCGCGCTGGAAGGCGACACCGCGGCTCCGGCTGGCGACGGCGCCCCGGACCATCTGACCGAGGCAATCGAGCTGCTTTTCTTCGCGTATCGCGATTTTATCAGCGACCCCGACGAAATCCTGATCGAATACGGCTTCGGCCGGGCCCATCACCGTGTGGTGCATTTTGTCGGCCGCAACCCCGGCATCACGGTCGCCGAGTTGCTGGACATCCTGCGCATCACCAAGCAGAGCCTTGCCCGCGTGCTGAAACAATTGATCGAACGCGGGTTCATCGAGCAGGAAACAGGAAAGCAGGACCGCCGCCAGCGTATGCTCTTCCTGACCGCCACAGGCCGCGAACTGGCGCAGCGCCTTGAGGCACCGCAGCGAACCCGCGTTGCCGCCGCTCTCGAAAAGGCGGGCCCCGGCGCAAGCGCGGCGTGGCGCACCGTCCTGCTGGCACTGGTGAACGAGGAAGACCGGCCGGAGGTCGAAACCCTGATCGCAAAGACGCCCGCGGGCTGA
- a CDS encoding cupin domain-containing protein translates to MPHTLIPFDIDGLTPETGAPPPERLVNGNPANRTWNLYASPDGKFFSGIWESDPGAWRIEYSEHEFCHILSGISRITPDGGEPVTVKAGDAFAIPAGFRGVWEVVETTRKHYAIYEA, encoded by the coding sequence ATGCCACACACCCTCATCCCTTTCGACATCGACGGCCTCACGCCCGAGACCGGCGCACCGCCGCCCGAGCGGCTTGTGAACGGCAATCCGGCGAACCGCACCTGGAACCTCTATGCGTCGCCGGACGGCAAATTCTTTTCCGGCATCTGGGAAAGCGATCCGGGCGCCTGGCGCATCGAATATTCCGAGCACGAGTTCTGCCATATCCTTTCGGGCATCAGCCGCATCACCCCGGACGGCGGCGAACCCGTGACCGTGAAAGCGGGCGACGCCTTCGCGATCCCGGCGGGCTTTCGTGGCGTCTGGGAGGTCGTCGAAACGACCCGGAAGCATTATGCGATTTACGAGGCCTGA
- the folB gene encoding dihydroneopterin aldolase has translation MNQPDNVTRLKIASAAEATRHVFVRDLLLDAHIGAFRHEVGAAQPIRVNVDLTVSEAAHGDELSNVVCYATVVDRIKTIVAEGHLNLVETLAERIAGSCLSDERVRVALVRVEKLAVIPEASSVGVEIERIRPRG, from the coding sequence ATGAACCAGCCTGACAATGTGACCCGTCTGAAAATAGCCAGTGCCGCGGAAGCTACGCGGCACGTCTTCGTGCGGGACCTGCTGCTGGACGCGCATATCGGCGCCTTCCGCCACGAGGTCGGCGCCGCCCAGCCAATCCGCGTCAATGTCGACCTGACCGTCTCGGAGGCGGCCCATGGCGACGAATTGTCGAACGTCGTCTGCTACGCGACCGTCGTCGACCGGATCAAAACCATCGTCGCGGAGGGCCATCTCAACCTGGTCGAAACACTGGCCGAACGCATCGCCGGTTCCTGCCTGTCCGACGAGCGGGTGCGCGTGGCGCTGGTGCGCGTCGAAAAGCTGGCGGTGATTCCCGAAGCCTCGAGCGTGGGCGTCGAAATCGAGCGTATTCGCCCGCGCGGCTGA
- a CDS encoding SDR family oxidoreductase: MTTTKGTALVTGAARRIGRAIALALAEDGWTVAVHHRSASAEAAEVVREIEARNGRAAAFAADLTDLREMQGLVAAITGKLGSLTLLVNNASLFEKDEAATMTPESWAAHMDANLRAPAFLAQAFAAQLPTGAQGNIVNMIDQRVWAPTPKFLSYTISKMALWDLTQVLARALAPDIRVNGIGPGPAMINARQSEADFARQCAATILQRGTTPEEICAAIRFILSAPSMTGQMITLDGGQHLAWETPDVAGIPE, from the coding sequence GTGACGACAACCAAAGGCACCGCCCTCGTCACCGGCGCGGCGCGGCGCATCGGCCGCGCCATTGCCCTCGCATTGGCGGAAGACGGCTGGACCGTCGCCGTGCATCATCGCAGCGCGTCCGCCGAAGCCGCCGAAGTCGTGCGCGAAATCGAAGCGCGGAACGGCCGCGCCGCCGCCTTTGCAGCCGACCTCACCGATCTCCGCGAAATGCAAGGCCTCGTCGCGGCGATCACGGGTAAACTTGGGTCCCTGACGCTGCTGGTCAACAATGCCTCGCTTTTCGAAAAGGACGAGGCCGCAACGATGACGCCCGAAAGCTGGGCCGCCCATATGGACGCCAACCTGCGGGCGCCGGCCTTTCTGGCCCAGGCCTTCGCGGCGCAACTGCCCACAGGCGCGCAAGGCAACATCGTCAACATGATCGACCAGCGCGTCTGGGCGCCGACGCCGAAATTCCTTTCCTACACAATCAGCAAAATGGCGCTTTGGGATCTGACCCAGGTGCTGGCCCGCGCACTGGCGCCGGATATTCGCGTCAACGGCATCGGCCCCGGACCGGCAATGATCAATGCCCGCCAGTCGGAGGCCGATTTCGCACGGCAATGCGCCGCGACGATCCTGCAACGCGGAACCACGCCCGAAGAGATTTGCGCCGCAATCCGGTTTATCCTCTCCGCGCCCTCAATGACCGGCCAGATGATTACCCTTGACGGCGGCCAGCATCTCGCTTGGGAAACGCCCGACGTCGCCGGCATTCCCGAATAG
- a CDS encoding calcium/sodium antiporter, whose amino-acid sequence MLPDFLYLACGLLVLLICGDLLVRGATSLATRYGLSPLLIALTIVAFGTSAPELLVSVRAALAGAPGIALGNVVGSNIANILLILGLPALIYPIACAGRIVPHNMLIMMAASVLLVVLCFVGPLGFWQGIFLLALLTAYLVYSGWDARMNPHEPSPLVADVPDDAFAQSASYARELPHGDIPPPLQSRRVIALKIVIGIAGLPLGARLVVDGGIDIAQAFGVSDAVIGLSLIAVGTSLPELATSVMAVFRRNDEMVVGNIIGSNIMNILAILGITALIAPLPIDPDFLSFHLWVMLGAAVLLLPMAMTGHKIGRIAGAVFLVCYGAYLYAMFALGHMAPALENGLNGF is encoded by the coding sequence ATGCTGCCCGATTTTCTCTATCTGGCCTGCGGCCTTCTGGTGCTGCTCATCTGCGGCGACCTGCTGGTCAGGGGCGCCACCTCGCTGGCCACCCGCTACGGCCTGTCGCCGCTTCTGATCGCACTCACCATCGTCGCCTTCGGCACATCCGCGCCTGAACTGCTGGTTTCGGTCCGCGCCGCCCTCGCCGGCGCACCGGGCATCGCGCTCGGCAACGTCGTCGGCAGCAACATCGCCAACATTCTGCTCATTCTCGGCCTGCCCGCCCTGATCTATCCGATCGCATGCGCCGGCCGGATCGTGCCGCACAACATGCTGATCATGATGGCGGCAAGCGTCCTGCTGGTCGTTCTCTGCTTCGTCGGACCGCTCGGGTTCTGGCAAGGCATATTCCTCCTCGCACTTTTGACGGCCTACCTGGTCTATTCAGGCTGGGACGCGCGCATGAACCCGCACGAGCCCTCGCCACTCGTGGCAGATGTGCCGGACGACGCCTTCGCCCAGAGCGCGTCCTATGCACGCGAGCTGCCGCACGGAGACATACCGCCGCCTTTGCAGTCGCGCCGCGTTATTGCGCTCAAAATCGTCATAGGCATCGCCGGCCTGCCCCTCGGCGCCCGGCTGGTGGTCGATGGCGGCATCGACATCGCACAGGCATTCGGTGTTTCCGATGCGGTGATCGGCCTGTCTCTCATCGCAGTCGGCACGTCGCTGCCCGAATTGGCGACCTCGGTGATGGCCGTCTTCCGGCGCAACGACGAGATGGTGGTCGGCAACATCATCGGCAGCAACATCATGAACATCCTGGCCATTCTCGGCATCACGGCGCTGATCGCGCCACTGCCGATCGACCCGGACTTCCTGTCCTTCCACCTCTGGGTCATGCTGGGAGCCGCCGTCCTGCTGTTGCCCATGGCCATGACGGGACACAAGATCGGGCGCATTGCCGGCGCTGTCTTTCTGGTCTGCTATGGCGCCTATCTCTATGCGATGTTTGCGCTTGGACACATGGCGCCCGCACTTGAAAACGGGCTGAACGGATTCTGA
- the pgsA gene encoding CDP-diacylglycerol--glycerol-3-phosphate 3-phosphatidyltransferase, whose protein sequence is MDPEMATNLPNLLTYFRIALVPAVVACFYIPGDAGHWAALFLFIVAGLTDFFDGYLARAWEQQSNLGRMLDPIADKLLVAVVLIALTWQDVIAGFSLWAAIIILCREILVSGLREFLAELRVSVPVTQLAKWKTAIQMVALGFLLGGPAADKIMPGITEMGLTLLWAAAILTLYTGYDYFRAGIHHLTDETPKRREPPAAAKPTAEQDGRA, encoded by the coding sequence ATGGACCCCGAAATGGCGACCAACCTGCCGAACCTGCTCACCTATTTCCGCATCGCGCTGGTGCCGGCGGTCGTTGCCTGCTTCTACATCCCCGGCGACGCCGGGCATTGGGCCGCGCTGTTTCTCTTCATCGTCGCCGGCCTCACCGATTTCTTCGACGGTTATCTGGCCCGCGCATGGGAGCAGCAGTCCAATCTCGGACGGATGCTCGACCCGATCGCCGACAAGCTGCTGGTCGCCGTCGTGCTGATCGCGTTGACCTGGCAGGACGTCATAGCGGGCTTCTCGCTCTGGGCGGCGATCATCATCCTCTGCCGGGAAATACTGGTCTCGGGCCTGCGCGAGTTCCTGGCGGAGCTGCGCGTCAGTGTACCTGTGACGCAACTTGCAAAATGGAAAACCGCGATCCAGATGGTGGCGCTCGGTTTCCTGCTCGGGGGCCCGGCTGCCGACAAGATCATGCCCGGCATCACCGAGATGGGCCTGACGCTGCTCTGGGCCGCCGCCATCCTGACGCTCTACACAGGCTACGACTATTTCCGGGCCGGCATCCACCACCTCACCGACGAAACGCCGAAGCGCCGCGAACCGCCGGCAGCGGCAAAGCCGACGGCCGAACAGGACGGACGGGCGTGA
- a CDS encoding response regulator produces the protein MTAEATTDGETKAGDKPGPADDAPHILVVDDDRRIRELLKRYLADNGFRVTTAENAAEARTRLAGLSFDLLVLDVMMPGESGLDLTRDLRRTSTVPILMLTARGEAGDRIDGLERGADDYLAKPFEPRELILRIRTILRRAQAPGTVKHDEISLGPCRFNVTRGELWNGDTQIRLTTREIQLMRIFSANPRTPLSRLDLCDNEAAERSIDVQINRLRRKLESDPRNPVYLQTVRGEGYALMPD, from the coding sequence GTGACGGCGGAAGCGACGACAGACGGCGAAACGAAAGCGGGCGACAAGCCGGGCCCCGCCGACGATGCGCCGCACATACTGGTCGTCGACGACGATCGGCGCATCCGCGAGCTGCTGAAACGCTACCTCGCCGACAACGGCTTTCGCGTGACCACGGCCGAGAATGCCGCGGAGGCGCGGACGCGGCTCGCCGGTCTGTCCTTCGATTTGCTGGTGCTCGACGTGATGATGCCCGGCGAAAGCGGCCTCGACCTGACGCGCGACCTGCGCCGCACCTCGACGGTGCCGATCCTGATGTTGACGGCGCGCGGCGAGGCCGGCGACCGCATCGACGGGCTGGAGCGCGGCGCCGACGACTATCTCGCCAAGCCCTTCGAGCCGCGCGAACTGATATTGCGTATCCGCACGATCCTGCGGCGCGCCCAGGCGCCGGGCACGGTGAAACATGACGAGATTTCCCTGGGCCCCTGCCGCTTCAATGTCACGCGCGGCGAATTGTGGAACGGCGACACGCAGATACGGTTGACGACGCGTGAAATTCAGCTGATGCGCATTTTTTCGGCCAACCCCCGCACGCCCCTGTCGCGACTGGACCTCTGCGACAATGAAGCGGCCGAACGCTCGATCGACGTCCAGATCAATCGGCTGCGGCGCAAACTCGAAAGCGATCCGAGAAATCCTGTATACCTCCAGACGGTGCGCGGCGAAGGCTACGCCCTGATGCCCGACTGA
- a CDS encoding PaaI family thioesterase: MTQDQNTLAPPEGFSRHFRRSPLTDPWEPLYSRNTGDAIFFGLRVAAPHTNSRGFAHGGLISALADNAMGLSCGLKLENTLGLVTVGLTIDFLSTARIGQWLEVRPEVVKTGAALSFAQCRVTADGKPCARGNATFSIVKR; encoded by the coding sequence ATGACCCAAGATCAAAACACCCTCGCCCCACCCGAAGGCTTCTCCCGCCATTTCCGCCGAAGCCCCCTCACCGATCCCTGGGAGCCGCTCTACTCGCGAAACACCGGCGACGCGATCTTTTTCGGCCTGCGCGTCGCCGCCCCGCACACCAATTCGCGCGGCTTCGCACATGGCGGGCTGATCTCGGCGCTGGCCGACAATGCGATGGGGCTTTCCTGCGGTCTGAAGCTCGAAAATACCCTCGGGCTGGTGACGGTCGGCCTCACGATCGACTTTCTGAGCACGGCGCGGATCGGGCAATGGCTCGAAGTGCGGCCCGAAGTTGTCAAGACCGGCGCGGCGCTCTCTTTCGCTCAATGCCGGGTGACGGCCGACGGCAAACCCTGCGCACGCGGTAACGCCACCTTCAGCATCGTGAAACGCTGA
- the moaE gene encoding molybdopterin synthase catalytic subunit MoaE has product MIRVQTDDFDIGAEVAALTEGRTDIGAVVTFSGLVRDASGGAPVTSMELEHYPGMTEKELSRIEAEAHERWPLQATLIVHRVGRLAPGDNIVLVVAASAHREAAFEAASFLMDYLKTRAPFWKREEGQGEAHWVDARESDDKAATRWKR; this is encoded by the coding sequence ATGATCCGTGTGCAGACCGATGATTTCGACATCGGCGCCGAAGTGGCGGCGCTGACGGAAGGCCGCACCGACATCGGCGCGGTCGTGACTTTCTCCGGACTGGTGCGCGATGCGAGCGGGGGCGCACCCGTCACGTCGATGGAACTCGAACACTATCCCGGCATGACCGAAAAAGAGCTCTCCCGCATCGAGGCGGAAGCCCATGAGCGCTGGCCGCTTCAGGCGACGCTGATCGTGCATCGCGTCGGCAGGCTGGCGCCCGGCGACAATATCGTCCTCGTCGTCGCCGCCTCGGCCCATCGCGAGGCCGCCTTCGAGGCCGCGTCCTTTCTGATGGACTATCTGAAGACCCGCGCCCCCTTCTGGAAACGGGAAGAAGGCCAGGGCGAGGCGCATTGGGTGGACGCCCGCGAGAGCGACGACAAGGCCGCAACGCGCTGGAAGCGCTAG
- a CDS encoding GNAT family N-acetyltransferase, translating into MSLTTDDTDTVSTMLPQRRIRGVAASFPERVARAAGITVYTSFEAAEPVWRTFETTAAGTAFQCFDWLSAWHAHAGVETTPAIAVVSRQGEPLLLAPFGIERFMGLKRLVFMGGRMADYKGPLLAPDFAMHVPDGEFPAMWRQIARALPRHDLAMLMDQPIALGAPLAPVHNPFAELGGVAAPDNAYVFDLPATFDELALRYRAETRRIDRSKMRKLEAAGAVTFRFAETPDECVAMTGEILSRKAAQLAAQGIRSIFSEPAYRDAYLALAALPPERQLLDVAELRLDGTFLSGSIGHRRQGRTTLMVHTYEAGAYGRLSPGRMHLLKLLQASIARGDTVYDLSVGYLPYKESFCDTPMEMRSLVMGASLPGLAFAAGIRGALALKRRVKHDPRLMDLVGRGRAALGRMRTPGQSAGT; encoded by the coding sequence ATGAGCCTGACGACGGACGATACAGACACGGTGTCCACGATGCTGCCCCAGCGGCGCATTCGAGGCGTAGCCGCCTCCTTTCCGGAACGTGTGGCGCGCGCGGCCGGCATCACGGTCTATACGAGTTTCGAGGCGGCGGAACCTGTCTGGCGCACTTTCGAGACGACGGCGGCCGGCACCGCCTTTCAGTGTTTCGACTGGCTTTCGGCCTGGCATGCACATGCGGGCGTTGAGACCACCCCGGCGATTGCGGTTGTGTCGCGACAGGGCGAACCGCTGTTGCTCGCGCCTTTCGGCATCGAGCGTTTCATGGGGCTCAAACGGCTGGTCTTCATGGGCGGCCGCATGGCCGACTACAAGGGACCGCTGCTCGCGCCCGATTTTGCGATGCATGTGCCTGACGGCGAATTTCCGGCGATGTGGCGCCAGATCGCCCGCGCCCTGCCGCGCCACGATCTCGCAATGCTGATGGACCAGCCCATTGCGCTGGGCGCGCCATTGGCGCCTGTACACAATCCTTTCGCCGAACTTGGCGGCGTGGCGGCCCCCGACAACGCCTATGTTTTCGATCTGCCGGCGACCTTCGACGAACTCGCGCTGCGCTACCGCGCCGAGACGCGGCGGATCGACCGTTCGAAAATGCGCAAGCTCGAGGCGGCGGGCGCGGTGACTTTCCGTTTTGCGGAAACGCCCGATGAATGCGTTGCGATGACCGGTGAGATCCTGTCACGCAAGGCGGCGCAGCTTGCCGCGCAGGGCATCCGTTCGATTTTCTCTGAACCGGCATATCGCGACGCCTATCTGGCGCTGGCGGCGTTGCCGCCTGAGCGGCAACTGCTCGATGTCGCCGAGCTGCGGCTCGACGGGACATTTCTCTCCGGCAGCATCGGCCATCGCCGCCAGGGCCGCACGACGCTGATGGTGCACACCTACGAAGCCGGCGCCTATGGCCGCCTCTCGCCCGGCCGGATGCATCTGCTGAAGCTTCTGCAGGCCAGTATCGCGCGCGGCGACACGGTCTACGACCTCTCGGTCGGTTATCTTCCCTACAAGGAAAGTTTCTGCGACACGCCGATGGAGATGCGCAGTCTCGTGATGGGCGCCAGCCTGCCGGGTCTCGCCTTTGCCGCGGGCATTCGCGGGGCGCTGGCGCTGAAGCGCCGGGTGAAGCACGACCCCCGGCTGATGGACCTTGTCGGACGCGGGCGCGCGGCACTTGGCCGGATGCGGACGCCCGGTCAATCCGCCGGGACGTGA
- a CDS encoding branched-chain amino acid aminotransferase — protein MADIPFDKRDGFIWFNGELVPWADAKVHVLTHGLHYASSVFEGCRAYGGEIFKLREHSERLIKSADILGFKIPYSVEEIDEACRTALRAQKLVEGYVRPVAWRGSEMMGVSAQKNRINFAVAAWEWPSYFDPEQRKVGIRLDIAKYKRPSPETAPSMAKAAGLYMICTISKHAAENKGYADALMYDYRGYVAEATGANIFFVKDGVIHTPKPDCFLDGITRQTVIALAKARGYEIVERHIMPDELPGFSECFITGTAAEVTPVGEIGPHRFTPGVISATLFEDYMAAVNPKVAARVATA, from the coding sequence ATGGCAGACATTCCTTTCGATAAACGCGACGGCTTCATCTGGTTCAATGGTGAGCTCGTTCCCTGGGCGGACGCCAAGGTGCATGTGCTGACGCACGGGCTGCATTATGCGAGCAGCGTGTTCGAGGGCTGCCGGGCCTATGGCGGCGAGATCTTCAAGCTGCGCGAGCATTCGGAGCGGCTGATCAAGTCGGCCGATATTCTGGGGTTCAAGATTCCCTATTCGGTCGAGGAAATCGACGAAGCCTGCCGCACGGCGCTGCGGGCGCAGAAGCTTGTCGAAGGCTATGTCCGTCCCGTTGCCTGGCGGGGCAGCGAAATGATGGGCGTCAGTGCGCAGAAGAACAGGATCAACTTCGCCGTCGCGGCCTGGGAGTGGCCGTCCTATTTCGATCCGGAGCAGCGCAAGGTCGGCATTCGCCTCGACATCGCGAAATACAAGCGACCGTCGCCGGAGACCGCGCCGTCGATGGCGAAGGCTGCCGGCCTCTACATGATCTGCACGATTTCCAAGCACGCGGCCGAGAACAAGGGCTATGCGGACGCGCTGATGTACGACTATCGCGGCTATGTCGCAGAGGCGACGGGCGCCAACATCTTTTTCGTCAAGGACGGCGTTATCCACACGCCGAAGCCCGACTGTTTCCTCGACGGCATTACGCGGCAGACCGTGATCGCGCTCGCCAAGGCGCGCGGCTACGAGATCGTCGAACGCCACATCATGCCGGACGAACTGCCGGGGTTCAGCGAGTGCTTCATCACCGGCACGGCGGCCGAAGTGACGCCTGTCGGCGAGATCGGCCCGCATCGTTTTACGCCGGGCGTCATTTCCGCGACGCTCTTCGAGGATTATATGGCGGCCGTCAATCCGAAGGTCGCGGCCCGGGTCGCGACGGCCTGA
- the uvrC gene encoding excinuclease ABC subunit UvrC: MNDTERKSAEKTGVALIAAKVRVLPDSPGVYRMYDGDGELLYVGKARSLKKRVASYTKLAGQPNRIARMITATAQMEFITTATETDALLLEANLIKRLKPRYNVLMRDDKSFPHILLTGDHEFPQVLKHRGARARRGDYFGPFASAGAVNATLNALQKAFLLRSCSDSVFESRTRPCLLFQIKRCSAPCTGEISGEDYAELVAEARDFLKGRSRKTQEQLVRLMDEAAASLDYEAATVYRDRIRALTQVQQHQGINPQTVTEADLFAAWAEGGQTCVQVFFIRAGQNWGNRAYFPRHDRELPTEEVLDAFLAQFYEDRQPPRMVLLSHDTPGKALLAEALTIRAGRKVAVGVPRRGEKRELVDHALTNAREALGRRLAESSSQRKLLEGVAEVFGLEQTPERIEVYDNSHIQGAKAVGGMIVAGPEGFMKSQYRKFNIKNADMAAGDDYAMMREVLTRRFTRLLKENDGDNADDGPQETRPDAVWPDLILIDGGAGQLKVATEVLAELGIDSVTAVGVAKGPERDAGRERFFMAGRRDFMLEPRNPVLYYLQRLRDEAHRFAIGSHRARRSKAIGVNPLDEVPGVGPGRKRALLKHFGSARAVARAGLTDLESVDGISTAVARAVYDHFHGNPDGAA, from the coding sequence ATGAACGACACCGAACGCAAATCTGCCGAAAAAACGGGCGTGGCGCTAATCGCCGCCAAAGTGCGTGTGCTGCCCGACAGTCCGGGCGTCTACCGCATGTATGACGGCGATGGCGAACTTCTCTATGTCGGCAAGGCGCGCAGCCTGAAGAAGCGTGTCGCCAGCTACACCAAGCTCGCCGGACAACCGAACCGCATCGCCCGGATGATCACGGCGACGGCACAGATGGAATTCATCACGACGGCGACCGAAACCGACGCGCTGTTGCTGGAAGCCAACCTGATCAAGCGGCTGAAGCCGCGCTACAACGTGCTGATGCGGGACGACAAGTCCTTCCCGCATATCCTGCTGACCGGCGATCACGAATTCCCCCAAGTGCTGAAACACCGTGGCGCCCGCGCCCGGCGCGGGGATTATTTCGGACCCTTCGCGAGCGCCGGCGCAGTCAATGCCACCCTCAACGCGCTGCAAAAGGCCTTCCTGCTGCGCTCATGCTCCGACAGCGTCTTCGAAAGCCGGACGCGGCCCTGCCTGCTGTTCCAGATCAAACGCTGCAGCGCGCCTTGCACGGGCGAGATTTCCGGCGAGGACTACGCCGAACTTGTTGCCGAAGCGCGCGACTTTCTGAAAGGCCGCAGCCGCAAGACGCAGGAACAGCTCGTGCGGCTGATGGACGAGGCCGCCGCCAGCCTCGACTACGAAGCCGCCACCGTCTACCGGGATCGTATTCGCGCGCTGACGCAGGTCCAGCAGCATCAGGGCATCAATCCGCAAACCGTGACCGAAGCCGACCTCTTCGCAGCCTGGGCGGAAGGCGGACAGACTTGCGTGCAGGTCTTTTTCATCCGCGCCGGTCAGAACTGGGGCAACCGGGCTTACTTCCCCCGTCACGACCGCGAATTGCCCACCGAAGAAGTGCTCGATGCCTTTCTCGCGCAATTCTACGAAGACCGGCAGCCACCCCGCATGGTCCTGTTGAGCCACGACACGCCCGGCAAGGCGCTGCTGGCCGAAGCACTGACGATCCGTGCGGGCCGCAAGGTCGCGGTCGGGGTGCCGCGCCGCGGCGAAAAGCGCGAGCTTGTCGACCATGCGCTGACCAATGCCCGCGAAGCCCTGGGACGCCGCCTCGCCGAAAGCTCGTCCCAGCGCAAGCTGCTCGAAGGCGTCGCCGAGGTGTTCGGGCTGGAGCAGACGCCCGAGCGCATCGAGGTCTACGACAACAGCCACATACAGGGCGCGAAGGCAGTAGGCGGCATGATCGTGGCCGGCCCCGAAGGCTTCATGAAGTCCCAGTACCGCAAATTCAACATCAAGAACGCCGACATGGCGGCCGGCGACGACTACGCGATGATGCGCGAGGTGCTGACGCGGCGTTTCACGCGGCTGCTGAAGGAGAACGACGGCGACAATGCCGACGACGGACCGCAGGAAACCCGGCCGGACGCCGTATGGCCCGATCTCATCCTGATCGACGGCGGCGCGGGACAGTTGAAGGTCGCGACCGAGGTGCTGGCCGAACTCGGCATCGACAGCGTGACGGCGGTCGGCGTCGCCAAGGGACCGGAACGCGACGCGGGCCGCGAACGCTTCTTCATGGCCGGCCGTCGCGACTTCATGCTCGAGCCGCGCAACCCGGTCCTCTACTACCTGCAGCGCCTGCGCGACGAAGCGCATCGTTTCGCCATTGGCAGCCACCGGGCGCGGCGCTCGAAGGCGATCGGCGTCAATCCGCTGGACGAGGTGCCCGGCGTCGGTCCGGGCCGCAAGCGTGCCTTGCTGAAACATTTCGGATCGGCGCGCGCCGTGGCCCGCGCCGGCCTCACCGACCTCGAATCGGTTGATGGCATCAGTACGGCCGTGGCACGCGCCGTCTATGATCATTTCCATGGGAATCCGGACGGCGCAGCTTGA
- the moaD gene encoding molybdopterin converting factor subunit 1, with translation MKLLYFAWVKQKTGMGEEDVVPPAGTGNVHELIAWLKTRGEGYEAAFADLGVIRCAVDQEHGDLDTPIAGASEVAFFPPVTGG, from the coding sequence GTGAAGCTCCTCTATTTCGCATGGGTGAAACAGAAGACCGGCATGGGCGAGGAAGATGTCGTGCCGCCCGCCGGCACCGGCAACGTCCATGAACTGATCGCCTGGTTGAAAACGCGCGGTGAAGGATACGAAGCCGCTTTCGCCGATCTCGGCGTCATCCGCTGCGCCGTCGACCAGGAGCATGGCGACCTCGACACGCCGATTGCCGGCGCCTCCGAAGTCGCCTTCTTTCCGCCGGTGACGGGCGGCTGA